Part of the Georgenia sp. TF02-10 genome, ACACCTGGCGGGCGTGGAAGCCCTCCGGCACGGTGATGGTCACCTCGGACTTGTTCGCCGGGTCGAGCAGGGCGGTGACGGCGTCCCGGGCGGCCATCTCCCGCTTGAGCGTGTAGGTGCCGGGCTGGATCCGGGCGGCGTTGACGTTCTCCGCGAAGGCGTCGGTGAACGCCCGCACCGAGGCCACCACGCCGTCGTCGTGCAGGACCGTGCCGATCTCGGTGCCGGACGCCCCGGCCGGCACCACCACCTCCACCGACCCGCTGCCCGGGCCCGGGTAGTCCTCGGCCCCGGCCGGGCGCAGGTCGAACAGCCCGCGGACCTGCGGCACCGCCCACACGGCGAGGAGGGCGACGACGGCGACGGTCACCAGGATGATCACGGTGGTGCGGCGCCGCCGGCGCTGCTGGCGCACCTGCTGGGCGCGCCGCTGGCGCCGCGGGTCGTCGGCGGGCGGGGCCGCCGGGGTGCCGGGGGTCTCTTCGAACAGGTCGTTCACTCGGTTCCCCTCGTCGTGGGTGGCGGGGCCGGGCGGGCCGGCGGTGCGTGCGCCGGTGTGTCCCCCGTGGCCGTCGCCGGCGCGGACGGCTCGTTCTGGGCCGCCGGCTCCCCCTCGGCCGGGACGACCAGCTCGCCCGCCGCGGCGCCGGTACGCCGCTCGACCTCGAGGGCCTGCTCGACGATCATCACCGCCGCCACCTGGTCCACGACGGCGCGGTGCCGCCGGCCGGGCCGGCCCGCCCGGTGCAGGGCCTGGTGGGCGCTGACGGTCGTCAGGCGCTCGTCGACGAGCCGCACCGGCGTGGGGCCGACGGCGGCCGCGACCCGGACAGCGTACGCGCGCGCGGCGGCGGCGGACCTGCCCTCCTGGCCGGACAGGCTCCGGGGCAGCCCGACGAGCACCTCCAGCGCGCCGAGCTCGGCCACCAGCGCGGCGATCTCGGCGACGTCGCCGCCGTCGGGCCGGCGGGCGACGGTGCGCACCGGGGTGGCCAGGATGCCGTCGGGGTCGCACCGGGCCACCCCGACCCGGACGGAGCCGACGTCCACCCCGACCCGCACCCCGCGGCGCAGGGACGGGCCGCCGTCGCCGGCGGCGCCGGCGCCGCCGCCGCTCATGACCCGAGCGGGCCGGCGGCCTCGGCCCGCACGCCGGCCAGCGCGTCGCCGAGCCGGGCGGGGTCGGTGCCCCCGCCCTGGGCGACGTCGTCCTTGCCGCCCCCGCCGCCGCCGAGCACCCCGGCGGCCACCCGCACCAGGGCGCCGGCCCGCAGCCCGGCGCCGCGGGCGGCGGCGTTGGTGGCGACCACGATGCTGGGCCGGCCCTTGGCCACCCCGCCCACGGCCACCACGGCGGGCTCGGCCTCGCCCAGCCGCTGGCGCACGTCCAGGGCGAGGCTGCGCAGCTCGTCGGCGGCGTCCACCTCGCCGGCGTCGTGCAGGGCGACCCGGCCGGTGCCCACCCGCTCGGCGCCGCCGGCCACGCTCGCCGCGGCGCCGCGGAGCTGGTCCTGCCGCAGCCGGGCGACCTGCTTCTCCGCCGCCTTGAGCCGGCCGAGCAGGGCGTCCACCCGCTCGGGGAGCTCCTCGGCCCGCCCGCCCATCAGGGAGGTGAGCTGGCCGACCAGGGCGTGCTCCTTGGCCTGGAAGCCGTACGCGCCGGCCCCGACGAGGGCGTCCACCCGCCGCACCCCGGAGCCGACCGAGGTCTCCCCCAGCATGGTGACCAGGCCGATGTTGCCGGTGGCCGGCACGTGGGTGCCGCCGCACAGCTCCTTCGACCAGTCCCCGCCGATGGAGACCACCCGGACCCGGCGGCCGTACTTCTGCCCGAACAGCGCGATCGCGCCGGCGGCGAGGGCGTCGTCGATGTCCATCGTCTGAGCGGTGACGTCGAGGTTCTCGGCGAGCCGCTCGTTGACCCGGCCCTCGATGTCGGACAGCACCGACGGCGGGACCGCCGAGCCGTGCCGGAAGTCGAACCGCAGCCGGGACGGGGCGTTCTCCGAGCCGGCCTGGGTGGCCTGGTCGCCGAGGAACTCGTGCAGCGCCTTGTGCACCATGTGCGTGGCGGTGTGCGCGCGGGCGATCGCGCCGCGCCGGT contains:
- the ruvX gene encoding Holliday junction resolvase RuvX, whose product is MSGGGAGAAGDGGPSLRRGVRVGVDVGSVRVGVARCDPDGILATPVRTVARRPDGGDVAEIAALVAELGALEVLVGLPRSLSGQEGRSAAAARAYAVRVAAAVGPTPVRLVDERLTTVSAHQALHRAGRPGRRHRAVVDQVAAVMIVEQALEVERRTGAAAGELVVPAEGEPAAQNEPSAPATATGDTPAHAPPARPAPPPTTRGTE